A stretch of Brassica rapa cultivar Chiifu-401-42 chromosome A08, CAAS_Brap_v3.01, whole genome shotgun sequence DNA encodes these proteins:
- the LOC103832621 gene encoding eukaryotic initiation factor 4A-1 codes for MAGSAPEGTQFDTRQFDQKLNEVLEGQDEFFTSYDEVHESFDAMGLQENLLRGIYAYGFEKPSAIQQRGIVPFCNGLDVIQQAQSGTGKTATFCSGVLQQLDFTLVQCQALVLAPTRELAQQIEKVMRALGDYLGVKVHACVGGTSVREDQRILQAGVHVVVGTPGRVFDMLRRQSLRADSIKMFVLDEADEMLSRGFKDQIYDIFQLLPPKIQVGVFSATMPPEALEITRKFMSKPVRILVKRDELTLEGIKQFYVNVEKEDWKLETLCDLYETLAITQSVIFVNTRRKVDWLTDKMRSRDHTVSATHGDMDQNTRDIIMREFRSGSSRVLITTDLLARGIDVQQVSLVINFDLPTQPENYLHRIGRSGRFGRKGVAINFVTKDDERMLFDIQKFYNVVVEELPSNVADLL; via the exons ATGGCAGGATCAGCACCAGAAGGTACACAGTTTGATACTCGTCAGTTTGACCAGAAGCTCAATGAAGT CCTCGAGGGACAAGATGAGTTCTTCACCTCGTATGATGAGGTCCATGAGAGCTTTGATGCCATGGGTCTTCAAGAGAACCTTCTTAGGGGCATCTATGCCTATG GTTTTGAAAAGCCATCTGCTATTCAGCAAAGAGGAATCGTACCCTTTTGCAACGGTCTCGACGTGATCCAGCAGGCACAGTCTGGTACCGGCAAAACCGCCACTTTCTGCTCTGGGGTCTTGCAGCAGCTCGACTTCACCCTTGTCCAGTGCCAGGCTCTCGTCTTGGCTCCAACCAGGGAGCTTGCTCAGCAGATTGAGAAGGTCATGCGCGCTCTAGGAGACTATCTTGGCGTCAAGGTCCACGCCTGTGTCGGTGGAACCAGTGTCCGTGAGGATCAGCGTATCCTCCAAGCCGGTGTCCACGTCGTGGTGGGAACTCCAGGTCGTGTGTTCGACATGCTCAGAAGACAGTCTCTCCGCGCTGACTCCATCAAGATGTTTGTCCTCGACGAAGCCGACGAGATGCTCTCACGCGGGTTCAAGGACCAGATCTACGACATCTTCCAGCTCCTCCCACCGAAGATCCAAGTCGGTGTGTTCTCAGCCACAATGCCGCCGGAGGCTCTCGAGATCACGAGGAAGTTTATGAGCAAACCGGTGAGGATCTTGGTGAAGCGCGACGAGCTGACTCTCGAAGGTATCAAGCAGTTTTACGTGAACGTGGAGAAGGAAGACTGGAAGCTGGAGACTCTCTGTGACCTCTACGAGACGTTGGCCATCACTCAGAGCGTCATCTTCGTCAACACTCGTCGCAAGGTGGACTGGCTCACGGATAAAATGAGGAGCCGTGACCATACGGTGTCGGCGACTCACGGAGACATGGACCAGAACACTAGAGACATTATCATGAGAGAGTTCAGGTCTGGCTCTTCGCGTGTGCTGATCACGACCGATCTCTTGGCTCGTGGGATTGATGTGCAGCAAGTGTCTTTGGTTATTAACTTTGATCTGCCGACTCAGCCTGAGAACTACCTTCACCGTATTGGTAGGAGTGGGAGGTTTGGGAGGAAAGGTGTGGCGATTAACTTTGTGACCAAGGACGATGAGAGGATGCTTTTTGATATTCAGAAGTTTTACAATGTGGTTGTTGAGGAGCTTCCATCAAACGTAGCCGATCTTctttga